A stretch of the Capsicum annuum cultivar UCD-10X-F1 chromosome 8, UCD10Xv1.1, whole genome shotgun sequence genome encodes the following:
- the LOC107846770 gene encoding protein IQ-DOMAIN 8 isoform X9: protein MTMSKGVKRGGNLGDSDGSESSFLSDTALAAAMATVVRAPHKDLVVVKKEWAALRIQTAFQGFLALVRVQALVRARCNQTSVDGDATKGSFVDSQADPIKQAEEALGKTGIINILQLTTCSFRFWTPRKTH, encoded by the exons ATGACGATGTCGAAAGGCGTAAAAAGGGGTGGGAATTTGGGAGATTCAGATGGATCTGAATCTTCATTTCTGTCTGACACTGCTTTGGCTGCTGCTATGGCTACTGTGGTCAGAGCTCCGCATAAGGATTTGGTGGTTGTGAAGAAAGAATGGGCTGCTCTTCGAATTCAGACTGCGTTTCAGGGTTTTCTG GCTCTTGTCCGAGTGCAGGCTCTAGTTAGGGCCCGATGCAATCAAACATCAGTTGATGGAGATGCGACGAAGGGTTCTTTCGTTGATAGCCAAGCTGATCCAATTAAGCAAGCTGAG GAAGCACTAGGAAAGACTGGAATCATCAATATTTTACAACTTACAACGTGCTCATTTCGATTCTGGACTCCAAGAAA GACCCATTAA
- the LOC107846770 gene encoding protein IQ-DOMAIN 8 isoform X3, which produces MTMSKGVKRGGNLGDSDGSESSFLSDTALAAAMATVVRAPHKDLVVVKKEWAALRIQTAFQGFLARHALSVLKAVVRIQVRNQAAVTLTCMQALVRVQALVRARCNQTSVDGDATKGSFVDSQADPIKQAEEALGKTGIINILQLTTCSFRFWTPRKEDLVTFTAG; this is translated from the exons ATGACGATGTCGAAAGGCGTAAAAAGGGGTGGGAATTTGGGAGATTCAGATGGATCTGAATCTTCATTTCTGTCTGACACTGCTTTGGCTGCTGCTATGGCTACTGTGGTCAGAGCTCCGCATAAGGATTTGGTGGTTGTGAAGAAAGAATGGGCTGCTCTTCGAATTCAGACTGCGTTTCAGGGTTTTCTG GCAAGGCATGCGTTAAGCGTATTGAAAGCAGTAGTCAGGATACAGGTGAGAAACCAAGCTGCTGTAACCCTTACGTGTATGCAGGCTCTTGTCCGAGTGCAGGCTCTAGTTAGGGCCCGATGCAATCAAACATCAGTTGATGGAGATGCGACGAAGGGTTCTTTCGTTGATAGCCAAGCTGATCCAATTAAGCAAGCTGAG GAAGCACTAGGAAAGACTGGAATCATCAATATTTTACAACTTACAACGTGCTCATTTCGATTCTGGACTCCAAGAAA GGAAGATTTAGTTACTTTCACGGCTGGATGA
- the LOC107846770 gene encoding protein IQ-DOMAIN 8 isoform X7: MTMSKGVKRGGNLGDSDGSESSFLSDTALAAAMATVVRAPHKDLVVVKKEWAALRIQTAFQGFLALVRVQALVRARCNQTSVDGDATKGSFVDSQADPIKQAEEALGKTGIINILQLTTCSFRFWTPRNQVMRLVDPFRP, from the exons ATGACGATGTCGAAAGGCGTAAAAAGGGGTGGGAATTTGGGAGATTCAGATGGATCTGAATCTTCATTTCTGTCTGACACTGCTTTGGCTGCTGCTATGGCTACTGTGGTCAGAGCTCCGCATAAGGATTTGGTGGTTGTGAAGAAAGAATGGGCTGCTCTTCGAATTCAGACTGCGTTTCAGGGTTTTCTG GCTCTTGTCCGAGTGCAGGCTCTAGTTAGGGCCCGATGCAATCAAACATCAGTTGATGGAGATGCGACGAAGGGTTCTTTCGTTGATAGCCAAGCTGATCCAATTAAGCAAGCTGAG GAAGCACTAGGAAAGACTGGAATCATCAATATTTTACAACTTACAACGTGCTCATTTCGATTCTGGACTCCAAGAAA ccaagtgatgaGGCTAGTGGACCCATTTCGCCCATGA
- the LOC107846770 gene encoding protein IQ-DOMAIN 8 isoform X2 — translation MTMSKGVKRGGNLGDSDGSESSFLSDTALAAAMATVVRAPHKDLVVVKKEWAALRIQTAFQGFLARHALSVLKAVVRIQVRNQAAVTLTCMQALVRVQALVRARCNQTSVDGDATKGSFVDSQADPIKQAEEALGKTGIINILQLTTCSFRFWTPRNQVMRLVDPFRP, via the exons ATGACGATGTCGAAAGGCGTAAAAAGGGGTGGGAATTTGGGAGATTCAGATGGATCTGAATCTTCATTTCTGTCTGACACTGCTTTGGCTGCTGCTATGGCTACTGTGGTCAGAGCTCCGCATAAGGATTTGGTGGTTGTGAAGAAAGAATGGGCTGCTCTTCGAATTCAGACTGCGTTTCAGGGTTTTCTG GCAAGGCATGCGTTAAGCGTATTGAAAGCAGTAGTCAGGATACAGGTGAGAAACCAAGCTGCTGTAACCCTTACGTGTATGCAGGCTCTTGTCCGAGTGCAGGCTCTAGTTAGGGCCCGATGCAATCAAACATCAGTTGATGGAGATGCGACGAAGGGTTCTTTCGTTGATAGCCAAGCTGATCCAATTAAGCAAGCTGAG GAAGCACTAGGAAAGACTGGAATCATCAATATTTTACAACTTACAACGTGCTCATTTCGATTCTGGACTCCAAGAAA ccaagtgatgaGGCTAGTGGACCCATTTCGCCCATGA
- the LOC107846770 gene encoding protein IQ-DOMAIN 8 isoform X1, whose product MTMSKGVKRGGNLGDSDGSESSFLSDTALAAAMATVVRAPHKDLVVVKKEWAALRIQTAFQGFLARHALSVLKAVVRIQVRNQAAVTLTCMQALVRVQALVRARCNQTSVDGDATKGSFVDSQADPIKQAEEALGKTGIINILQLTTCSFRFWTPRNVGRKSIGERLLDRI is encoded by the exons ATGACGATGTCGAAAGGCGTAAAAAGGGGTGGGAATTTGGGAGATTCAGATGGATCTGAATCTTCATTTCTGTCTGACACTGCTTTGGCTGCTGCTATGGCTACTGTGGTCAGAGCTCCGCATAAGGATTTGGTGGTTGTGAAGAAAGAATGGGCTGCTCTTCGAATTCAGACTGCGTTTCAGGGTTTTCTG GCAAGGCATGCGTTAAGCGTATTGAAAGCAGTAGTCAGGATACAGGTGAGAAACCAAGCTGCTGTAACCCTTACGTGTATGCAGGCTCTTGTCCGAGTGCAGGCTCTAGTTAGGGCCCGATGCAATCAAACATCAGTTGATGGAGATGCGACGAAGGGTTCTTTCGTTGATAGCCAAGCTGATCCAATTAAGCAAGCTGAG GAAGCACTAGGAAAGACTGGAATCATCAATATTTTACAACTTACAACGTGCTCATTTCGATTCTGGACTCCAAGAAA TGTAGGTCGAAAAAGTATTGGAGAGAGGTTATTAGATAGGATATGA
- the LOC107846770 gene encoding protein IQ-DOMAIN 8 isoform X8: MTMSKGVKRGGNLGDSDGSESSFLSDTALAAAMATVVRAPHKDLVVVKKEWAALRIQTAFQGFLALVRVQALVRARCNQTSVDGDATKGSFVDSQADPIKQAEEALGKTGIINILQLTTCSFRFWTPRKEDLVTFTAG; this comes from the exons ATGACGATGTCGAAAGGCGTAAAAAGGGGTGGGAATTTGGGAGATTCAGATGGATCTGAATCTTCATTTCTGTCTGACACTGCTTTGGCTGCTGCTATGGCTACTGTGGTCAGAGCTCCGCATAAGGATTTGGTGGTTGTGAAGAAAGAATGGGCTGCTCTTCGAATTCAGACTGCGTTTCAGGGTTTTCTG GCTCTTGTCCGAGTGCAGGCTCTAGTTAGGGCCCGATGCAATCAAACATCAGTTGATGGAGATGCGACGAAGGGTTCTTTCGTTGATAGCCAAGCTGATCCAATTAAGCAAGCTGAG GAAGCACTAGGAAAGACTGGAATCATCAATATTTTACAACTTACAACGTGCTCATTTCGATTCTGGACTCCAAGAAA GGAAGATTTAGTTACTTTCACGGCTGGATGA
- the LOC107846770 gene encoding protein IQ-DOMAIN 8 isoform X10: MTMSKGVKRGGNLGDSDGSESSFLSDTALAAAMATVVRAPHKDLVVVKKEWAALRIQTAFQGFLALVRVQALVRARCNQTSVDGDATKGSFVDSQADPIKQAEEALGKTGIINILQLTTCSFRFWTPRKI, from the exons ATGACGATGTCGAAAGGCGTAAAAAGGGGTGGGAATTTGGGAGATTCAGATGGATCTGAATCTTCATTTCTGTCTGACACTGCTTTGGCTGCTGCTATGGCTACTGTGGTCAGAGCTCCGCATAAGGATTTGGTGGTTGTGAAGAAAGAATGGGCTGCTCTTCGAATTCAGACTGCGTTTCAGGGTTTTCTG GCTCTTGTCCGAGTGCAGGCTCTAGTTAGGGCCCGATGCAATCAAACATCAGTTGATGGAGATGCGACGAAGGGTTCTTTCGTTGATAGCCAAGCTGATCCAATTAAGCAAGCTGAG GAAGCACTAGGAAAGACTGGAATCATCAATATTTTACAACTTACAACGTGCTCATTTCGATTCTGGACTCCAAGAAA GATTTAA
- the LOC107846770 gene encoding protein IQ-DOMAIN 8 isoform X5 produces the protein MTMSKGVKRGGNLGDSDGSESSFLSDTALAAAMATVVRAPHKDLVVVKKEWAALRIQTAFQGFLARHALSVLKAVVRIQVRNQAAVTLTCMQALVRVQALVRARCNQTSVDGDATKGSFVDSQADPIKQAEEALGKTGIINILQLTTCSFRFWTPRKI, from the exons ATGACGATGTCGAAAGGCGTAAAAAGGGGTGGGAATTTGGGAGATTCAGATGGATCTGAATCTTCATTTCTGTCTGACACTGCTTTGGCTGCTGCTATGGCTACTGTGGTCAGAGCTCCGCATAAGGATTTGGTGGTTGTGAAGAAAGAATGGGCTGCTCTTCGAATTCAGACTGCGTTTCAGGGTTTTCTG GCAAGGCATGCGTTAAGCGTATTGAAAGCAGTAGTCAGGATACAGGTGAGAAACCAAGCTGCTGTAACCCTTACGTGTATGCAGGCTCTTGTCCGAGTGCAGGCTCTAGTTAGGGCCCGATGCAATCAAACATCAGTTGATGGAGATGCGACGAAGGGTTCTTTCGTTGATAGCCAAGCTGATCCAATTAAGCAAGCTGAG GAAGCACTAGGAAAGACTGGAATCATCAATATTTTACAACTTACAACGTGCTCATTTCGATTCTGGACTCCAAGAAA GATTTAA
- the LOC107846770 gene encoding protein IQ-DOMAIN 8 isoform X4, which produces MTMSKGVKRGGNLGDSDGSESSFLSDTALAAAMATVVRAPHKDLVVVKKEWAALRIQTAFQGFLARHALSVLKAVVRIQVRNQAAVTLTCMQALVRVQALVRARCNQTSVDGDATKGSFVDSQADPIKQAEEALGKTGIINILQLTTCSFRFWTPRKTH; this is translated from the exons ATGACGATGTCGAAAGGCGTAAAAAGGGGTGGGAATTTGGGAGATTCAGATGGATCTGAATCTTCATTTCTGTCTGACACTGCTTTGGCTGCTGCTATGGCTACTGTGGTCAGAGCTCCGCATAAGGATTTGGTGGTTGTGAAGAAAGAATGGGCTGCTCTTCGAATTCAGACTGCGTTTCAGGGTTTTCTG GCAAGGCATGCGTTAAGCGTATTGAAAGCAGTAGTCAGGATACAGGTGAGAAACCAAGCTGCTGTAACCCTTACGTGTATGCAGGCTCTTGTCCGAGTGCAGGCTCTAGTTAGGGCCCGATGCAATCAAACATCAGTTGATGGAGATGCGACGAAGGGTTCTTTCGTTGATAGCCAAGCTGATCCAATTAAGCAAGCTGAG GAAGCACTAGGAAAGACTGGAATCATCAATATTTTACAACTTACAACGTGCTCATTTCGATTCTGGACTCCAAGAAA GACCCATTAA
- the LOC107846770 gene encoding protein IQ-DOMAIN 8 isoform X6: MTMSKGVKRGGNLGDSDGSESSFLSDTALAAAMATVVRAPHKDLVVVKKEWAALRIQTAFQGFLALVRVQALVRARCNQTSVDGDATKGSFVDSQADPIKQAEEALGKTGIINILQLTTCSFRFWTPRNVGRKSIGERLLDRI; encoded by the exons ATGACGATGTCGAAAGGCGTAAAAAGGGGTGGGAATTTGGGAGATTCAGATGGATCTGAATCTTCATTTCTGTCTGACACTGCTTTGGCTGCTGCTATGGCTACTGTGGTCAGAGCTCCGCATAAGGATTTGGTGGTTGTGAAGAAAGAATGGGCTGCTCTTCGAATTCAGACTGCGTTTCAGGGTTTTCTG GCTCTTGTCCGAGTGCAGGCTCTAGTTAGGGCCCGATGCAATCAAACATCAGTTGATGGAGATGCGACGAAGGGTTCTTTCGTTGATAGCCAAGCTGATCCAATTAAGCAAGCTGAG GAAGCACTAGGAAAGACTGGAATCATCAATATTTTACAACTTACAACGTGCTCATTTCGATTCTGGACTCCAAGAAA TGTAGGTCGAAAAAGTATTGGAGAGAGGTTATTAGATAGGATATGA